The nucleotide window TAATATCATTAGGGTGGAAGCCCTGAAATTTCTTTAAAGTAAAGGTGGAGACAATAATGGAAGAACGATATGGAAAGCTGGCGATTGCGAATATCATGACAAGCATCTGGCTTGGGGACTGGGACACCTATGAAGCATTCATGAACGAAATCCCTGAGGGAATGCGGAGGGAGCTTAGATTTCATTCCTTATATAATCGGGATGAGGTGCACCTCTGGTATGACAATCACTTTTTCATACCTGGAGAACACTTTGTCTCCCCTTACTTTTCATCCTATACGAAGAAAAATGAAGATGAAGAAGCCCGCAGGCATGAGCTGCTGTGCTTGATCGGCCTTTATGAAAAAACTGCTTTTTACTTCCC belongs to Mesobacillus sp. AQ2 and includes:
- a CDS encoding molecular chaperone TorD family protein produces the protein MEERYGKLAIANIMTSIWLGDWDTYEAFMNEIPEGMRRELRFHSLYNRDEVHLWYDNHFFIPGEHFVSPYFSSYTKKNEDEEARRHELLCLIGLYEKTAFYFPLEQDRLPDHFGSMTAFMSSILQGEIKAEQEGNQDYLKQLEEIEAEMLARFIKPVLKPMLDNAETKITLPFFKEFLSFYAEVMSEDWMEAA